The Thermostichus vulcanus str. 'Rupite' genome includes a window with the following:
- a CDS encoding class I SAM-dependent methyltransferase — protein MASRTLSASERALTLYEALPYPNVPLSQTARNALPEMFKMSYTTAQYVRTHAVIEPEGKVLLNAGCGSGWETLMMAEANPGAKIVAFDLSPASVKLTEERLRYHGFTDTEFYVLNLLELDRLGIQFDFISLNDVLYLLEDPTDGLRAMKRVLKPEGIIRANLHHRYQRQVFFRMQEAFQMVGQFDVAPATGAKNVREFMGSLQEEVAKGVLWNPASYTEDPAILNNYLLSNDKGFTIPELFEMLRQAGLGFLSLVDMPDWSVESLFKEVPEFVRRKLEAMSPMERLQLYELIRPAHRLIDFWVDHAGSSLVFPWSDEDWLEGSVQFNPILLDSPRFHQEYTKALQENRPYEMQWTGATHGRITLPADKLKWLAPLLQGPTPVREVIQGVVELGSLEAEKAADEVLTYLTALEDFLFILLQPSL, from the coding sequence ATGGCCAGTCGTACCCTCTCTGCCTCTGAACGGGCCCTCACCCTTTACGAAGCGCTGCCCTATCCCAATGTTCCGCTCTCGCAAACGGCCCGCAATGCCCTGCCAGAGATGTTCAAAATGAGCTACACCACAGCTCAGTACGTTCGTACCCATGCAGTGATTGAACCAGAGGGTAAAGTTTTGCTGAATGCGGGCTGTGGCTCCGGCTGGGAAACCCTGATGATGGCGGAGGCCAATCCTGGGGCCAAGATCGTCGCTTTTGATCTGTCTCCTGCCTCCGTTAAGCTCACGGAAGAACGTCTACGCTACCACGGCTTCACAGATACCGAGTTTTATGTGCTCAATTTGCTGGAACTGGATCGCCTTGGGATCCAATTCGATTTCATCAGTTTGAATGATGTTTTGTATTTACTGGAGGATCCCACGGATGGCTTGCGGGCGATGAAACGTGTCTTAAAACCGGAGGGCATTATCCGCGCCAATCTGCACCATCGCTACCAACGGCAGGTATTCTTTCGTATGCAGGAAGCCTTCCAAATGGTGGGACAATTTGATGTTGCGCCGGCCACAGGGGCCAAAAATGTACGGGAGTTTATGGGATCCCTGCAGGAGGAGGTTGCTAAAGGGGTGCTCTGGAATCCAGCCAGCTACACCGAGGATCCCGCCATTCTGAATAACTACCTGCTTTCCAACGACAAGGGTTTTACCATCCCTGAGTTGTTTGAGATGTTGCGGCAGGCTGGGTTGGGGTTTTTAAGCTTGGTGGATATGCCCGATTGGTCGGTGGAGTCTTTGTTTAAGGAGGTGCCGGAATTTGTACGGCGCAAACTGGAAGCGATGAGTCCGATGGAGCGGCTCCAACTTTATGAATTAATCCGACCTGCCCACCGCTTGATCGACTTTTGGGTAGATCACGCCGGATCTTCTTTGGTGTTTCCCTGGAGCGATGAGGATTGGTTAGAGGGATCCGTACAATTCAACCCCATTTTGCTGGATAGCCCGCGCTTTCATCAGGAGTACACCAAAGCCTTACAAGAGAACCGACCCTATGAAATGCAGTGGACAGGGGCTACCCACGGGCGGATTACCCTTCCTGCCGACAAACTCAAATGGCTCGCTCCCCTGTTGCAAGGGCCAACTCCAGTCCGAGAGGTGATTCAAGGCGTGGTGGAGTTGGGATCCCTGGAGGCAGAAAAAGCAGCCGATGAGGTGTTGACCTACCTGACGGCGTTAGAGGATTTTCTCTTTATCCTGCTGCAACCCAGCCTGTAA
- a CDS encoding M15 family metallopeptidase: MNDDIPVARRQPTQAGRKQGLGFSWRLWLRLGLGLLLLGILSWVGWGLWELWDSSKMVDPVAVEAPIQSIFPLPQPTLQDSRVSLLGHFAYAEAPLDSLQAVGSYHGREIHLRQAAAESYRRMNEAAQAAGIRLVPISGFRSIADQEFLFFQLAQSRALRPEERAAVSAPPGYSEHHTGYAIDIGDAGFPQFDTKEEFETTPAFRWLESHAARFGFELSFPRGNPQGVSYEPWHWRFVGDRDSLETFYTR, from the coding sequence ATGAACGACGACATTCCGGTCGCACGTCGCCAACCCACTCAGGCGGGGAGGAAACAGGGTCTGGGGTTCTCATGGCGGTTATGGCTGCGCCTAGGGCTAGGTTTACTTCTGCTGGGGATCCTGTCCTGGGTGGGTTGGGGTCTATGGGAGTTATGGGATTCCTCGAAGATGGTGGATCCCGTAGCGGTGGAAGCGCCGATTCAGTCGATTTTTCCTTTGCCGCAGCCAACCCTTCAGGATAGTCGAGTGTCTCTACTGGGGCATTTTGCTTATGCAGAGGCCCCTCTAGACAGTCTGCAAGCAGTCGGTAGCTACCATGGCCGGGAAATTCACCTGCGCCAAGCGGCTGCCGAAAGTTACCGTCGTATGAATGAAGCTGCCCAAGCCGCCGGGATCCGTCTCGTCCCGATTTCGGGGTTCCGTTCCATTGCGGATCAAGAGTTCTTGTTTTTTCAACTGGCCCAGTCCCGCGCCTTGCGACCGGAAGAACGGGCTGCCGTCAGCGCTCCACCGGGCTACAGCGAACATCACACCGGCTATGCCATCGATATCGGTGATGCAGGGTTTCCCCAATTCGATACGAAAGAAGAATTTGAAACCACCCCTGCCTTTCGCTGGCTGGAGAGCCATGCTGCTCGCTTTGGCTTTGAACTGTCTTTCCCGCGTGGCAACCCTCAGGGGGTGAGCTATGAACCTTGGCATTGGCGCTTCGTGGGTGACCGGGACAGTCTTGAAACCTTCTACACTCGCTGA